The Pelagibacterium halotolerans B2 nucleotide sequence CTCCGCCGCGCCCTGCAAGGCCGGGCAGACCCCGCTGCTTGTGTTCGGTTCAATTTTCCGGCAAAAGTGAAATTCGACGCTTTTATTGCCGGGCCTCACCACCGAATATGCCAATATCGTCAAAGGGCTTCGCCCGGTCCAGCCTTGCGCTCATTATCGTCGGCCTGCTCGCATTGATCGGCATTGTCGGTACCACGATCTGGCTGGTCGAGCGCAACCGGGCCCATTTCGACGAAGTAACCGAAGCCCGCGCGGCACGCACAGCCGCCGTTGATCTGCGCAATCTGCTCCAGAGCGCCCAGTCGAGCCAGCGCGGCTACCTGCTTACCCTCGATGATCGCTACCTCGAGCCCTATCGTGAGGTCGTCGATCGCATCGTCCCCGCCTACGAACTGCTCGACCAACTGCTCTTGCCCTACCCCGAAGCGGAGCAACCCATGGCGCAGATGGGTACCGATATCGAAACCAAATTGGCCGAGATGGACAGGACGCTCGATCTGGCCCGGCAGGGCGATCTTCAGTCGGCCCTGGGTTTGGTGCGCACTGACCAGGGTGAAATCACCATGGAGCGCATGCGCACGCTCCTCGACGCCATCGTCTTTGCTGCCGACGAGAGGACCTTCAATGGCGTCATGGAACAGCGCGGCGCGGTTGGGGCGCTCCGCATCATTGCCATCATCGGCGCGCTGGTCATCATTGCTGTCGTCGGAGGCGCCGCGTGGCTGGTGTTGCGCTACACCCGAGAGATCGATACCGCGCGCGCCGAGGTCGAAACCCTTAACCGTGATCTCGAGGCCAGGGTCGGCGAGCGCACCCGCGATCTGATGCGCGCCAATGAGGAGGTTCAGCGCTTCGCCTATATCGTCACCCATGATTTGCGTGCACCTCTGGTCAACATCATGGGCTTTACCTCCGAACTCGAAGCGTCTCTGGGTCCCATCAATGCCCTTCTCGAAAGTCATCCGGACAATCCCGACGATCCCATCCTCGTCGAAGCACGCCAGACAGCGGCTGACGATCTGCCAGAGGCCATCGGGTTCATCCGTTCCTCGACCAAAAAGATGGATGGCCTGATCAACGCCATTCTCAAGATTTCCCGCGAGGGCCGGAGGGAGCTCAGGGCCGAGCGCATCGATCTCGAAGCGCTCGTTGAGTCTACGGTATCGGCTGTTCGCCATCAGGTTGCGCAAACCGATGGCGATGTCGTGGTAAAAGTTTCAACGCCACCGGTGTTTTCCGACCGGCTGGCGCTCGAACAGATTTTGGGCAACCTTCTCGACAATGCCATAAAGTACAGGCATCCAGAGCGCCCCATCGCCATCACCATCGAGGGCCGGCAGGAACGCGACGGCCGCATCGTGATCGATGTTGTCGACAACGGCCGCGGAATTTCAGCCGAAGACCATGACCGCGTGTTTGAACTGTTCCGGCGATCCGGCAATCAGAATGTCCCCGGAGAGGGTATCGGGCTCGCCCATGTGCGGATAATGGCCCGCAACCTTGGCGGTGATATCCAATTGCAATCCAATCCCGATCATGGGACCACATTTACAGTGACCGTGGCGCCCGATCTGCGCGCTATAGCCAAAAGCAAGGACTGA carries:
- a CDS encoding sensor histidine kinase, which encodes MPISSKGFARSSLALIIVGLLALIGIVGTTIWLVERNRAHFDEVTEARAARTAAVDLRNLLQSAQSSQRGYLLTLDDRYLEPYREVVDRIVPAYELLDQLLLPYPEAEQPMAQMGTDIETKLAEMDRTLDLARQGDLQSALGLVRTDQGEITMERMRTLLDAIVFAADERTFNGVMEQRGAVGALRIIAIIGALVIIAVVGGAAWLVLRYTREIDTARAEVETLNRDLEARVGERTRDLMRANEEVQRFAYIVTHDLRAPLVNIMGFTSELEASLGPINALLESHPDNPDDPILVEARQTAADDLPEAIGFIRSSTKKMDGLINAILKISREGRRELRAERIDLEALVESTVSAVRHQVAQTDGDVVVKVSTPPVFSDRLALEQILGNLLDNAIKYRHPERPIAITIEGRQERDGRIVIDVVDNGRGISAEDHDRVFELFRRSGNQNVPGEGIGLAHVRIMARNLGGDIQLQSNPDHGTTFTVTVAPDLRAIAKSKD